Part of the Rhodohalobacter sp. 614A genome is shown below.
TCCCCAGATTGCTTCGATGGGCGCTTCTGTTTCAGTGACTGATTTTAATAATGATGGCTACCAGGATTTTTATCTGACGAACAGTGAATTTGGAACAAAAAATGCTCTCTACAAAAACTTTGGCAACGGAACGTTTATTGATGTAGCCGAAGAGCTGGGCATTGCCGATCTCAACTCGGAACAGGTTGGCGCTTCCATGGGTTCACTTTGGGCCGATTATAATAACGATGGATTCGAAGATCTTTTCATCTATCGCTGGGGAAAACCTGTGTTGTTTAAGAACAATAACGGCGAAGGTTTTTCTGAAGTAGCAGGAGCTGGATTTCCAGAGCATATCAATGCAAATACAGCAACCTGGATCGATTATAATCGTGATGGCCTCTTGGATCTTTTTATCGGCGGGTATTACAAAGAAGATGTGAACCTGTTCGATCTTGAAAGCACGCAAATGATGCCGGACAGTTATGAATATGCTACAAACGGCGGACTCAATTATCTTTTTGAAAATCAGGGCAATGATACTTTTTTGGATGTGTCTGAAAAGGTTGGCTTGCAGGAATCGCGCCGGTGGACACTCGCTTCGTCTGCTACAGATATCAATGATTCCGGCTATCCGGACTTAGTGCTGGCTAACGATTATGGAGTGGATGAAATCTACATCAATAATTACGGAGAAAGCTTCACAAACGTTGGCGAGGAAGCCGGCATTGGATTTGCGCCAAAAAGTGGTATGAGTGTTTCTTTTGGTGATGTTTTAAATCAGGGCAAGCATGCCATTTACATTACAAATATCTCTGAATCCGGTGTTTTGATGCAGGGAAATAATTTGTGGGTTCCTTCCAGAGATGATGATACCGGAGAAACTCCTGCCTACAGAAACCTTGCCAGTAATCTTGGAGTCGAAATTGGAAATTGGGGGTATAGCGGACAGTTTCTGGATTTTAACAATGACGGCAACCTCGATCTTTATGTAGCGAACGGGTACGTTTCAGCAACTCCGGATACCGATTATTGGTACGATTATGCAAAAGTTGTGGGTGGAAATCGTTCGATTATCATCGATGCAAATAACTGGCCTGCAATGGAGAACCGAACTTTTTCCGGATATCAGGCCAATAAATTATGGTTGAATGATGGGGCCGGAAGATTCCAGGAAGTTGGGAATAATGTTGGCGGTGCCCTTGAACTGGATAGCCGTTCCGTTGCCTATGCCGATTTTTTTGGAAATGGTTCCCTCGATCTGATTGTAGCGAATCAGGATCAACCGGTTAAAGTATACAGAAATTACGTTGATCCTAATCATAACTGGATTGGGTTTGATCTTGAAGGAACCAAAAGCAATCGAAGTGCAATTGGTGCAATTGTTATTCTTCATTGGGATGGAAAACAATCGAGAAAAAGTATAACTGCCGGTGAAGCATTTAGCTCTCAAAGCCAGCGACCGCTTTATTTCGGGCTTGGTGATGTTAAGCAGATTGAAAAAGTGGAGATTCGATGGCCATCAGGAATTGTTCAGGTGATCGACAATCCCGTAATAAATCAGAAACATCTCATAGAAGAACTATCGGAAGAAAATTGAGTACCGTTCAAGCATCACAGCCTTTGCAGGCTGTAAAAAAATTTAGACTGCCTCCTGGTTACATCGGGCCCATCTTAATTTCAGCCATTGTTGTTGCTGCGCATATTTCGTTTGGTGTTCTGGATGGATGGGAAAAATTTGCTGTTGCTCTTATAGCTGCGATGGCCACAGAATCCGTTCTTCATAAAATAGTGGTGGGAGAGTGGCGTAACCTTTCAAGTGCCTACATTTCCGGTAACAGTGCCGGAATTCTTGTTCGTTCTCCATTCTTATGGCCGTTTGCTTTATGTGCGGCTATCTCTATCGCTTCCAAATATGTATTTCGGTTTCGCGGCACACATATTTGGAATCCAACCAATTTTGGCATTGTTGTTATGCTTCTCATTGCTTCCGACAGTATGGCGGTTCTGAGTATTCAATGGGGGAATAATATGTGGGCTATGTTAGTGATCTGGATTGTTGGATTACTTGTTATTTCAAGAGTAAATCTGGCAAATATCTGTATTACGTATGTCCTGTCGTTTATCTTTTTCGGCTGGCTTCGAAGTATGATCACAGGTGATGCTTTTCTTGCGGAGATAGCACCGCTAACAGGGCCTATGTATCAGCTTTTTGTTTTGTTTATGATTACGGATCCAAAAACAACATTAAAATCAAAAACCGGCCAAAACATCGTAGCATTTCTTATTGCATTTGCAGAATTCTTTTTTCGATTGGGTGAAGCGGTTTACGCACCTTTTTATGCTCTTTTTATTGTTGGGCCAATCGCCCTCATCATTTCAATTCTGTGGAAAGAGAGAAAAGAAAAGTTAACCCATTCCTGACCAGAACTTTAGAATAGTTGAATATATTCTGCTCTCAAAAAAAATTCGAACTTAAAGAAATTTTTTTCCGACTTAATTTTTTAGTGCCCTGATCTGCCCATTGTTGCAATCCTAACAATTAATACTATTTCTTCTCAAGAGTTCATTTCAGGCAAAGGCCTTTCTTAAATAATAGATGGTCAGTTATGGATTGAAGGTTTTAAGTAGTTGAATATAATGTAGATAATGAGGACTTCAATATGTAGATCTTTACCTTTTTCCATGACTGGATTCCATCAAACAGGAGAAATAATAGAAGACTGTAAATAATTAAGATTTTTGGCTCTTAGACTCTTTAAATGGAGAATATTAGAGATTGATTAATTTTTACTTATGAAAGCGCTTTTTTTATATTAGCGAAGCTATTCAACTTTTATAGGCATTCCATCTTATAGAAGAGTTTCTCAATCAAAACATAAATAATCAGATATGAATGGTATAAAGCTACATTTAAATACTTTTATCATTTCTGAAAAGCTGAATCAAACAGCTTCTGATCTCAAAATTCGTCAAGTACTAAAAAATGCTTTCCATGTCATTTTAGTATTGGCATTCTTATTTGGGTTCGGTTTAAGCTCACTTTCAGCACAGAATAGGGTAGAAGTTACAGGTACGATTACGGATGCTACGGATGGTTCCCCTTTACCGGGAGCCAGTATAATAGTATTAAATTCTGAAGAAGAAACCGGTTCAACGATAGGTACTACATCGGGAATTGATGGAACCTTCAGTCTTAGAGTTCCAGAAAATCTAAATACATTGACATTCTCATTTATTGGGTATGTTACTCAGGAAGTAACTATTGATGGAAGAACAGAAGTCAATGTGCAGTTAGAACCAGATATTGCAACTCTCGATGATATTGTTGTGGTAGGATATGGTTCTCAGCGACAAAGAGAAGCTACAGGCTCAGTCGTTTCGATTAGTGAAGCCGATTTTAACCAAGGCGTCATTTCCACACCCGAACAGTTACTACAGGGACGAACAGCAGGGGTACAAATAACCACAGCCAGTGGTGAACCTGGCGCAGGTTCTTCGATCCGAATACGAGGTACTTCTTCGGTTCGAAGTGGTAACCAACCACTTTTTGTGGTGGATGGTGTTCCTTTGGGCGGTGGAGAAACCACTCCTGGCGGAACTAATATTGGAGCGGGTGGACAGTCAGCAAGAAACCCTCTTAGTTTTCTTAATCCTAATGATATTGAGAGCATCAGTATTCTTAAAGATGCTTCTGCCGCAGCAATTTATGGAGCCAGGGGCGCCAACGGCGTTGTTCTGATTACCACAAAAACAGCTGCTGCCGGAGAACCTACGTTAACAGTTTCTTCAACAACAAGTATTAGTTCAGTCCGCAAGAAACTGGATTTGTTAAGTGCCGATGAATATGTAAGTGCAGCCGAAAGATCCGGTGCCGATCCGGCAGTGGTAGAGTTTGGAGGCGCCACTGACTGGCAGGATGAAATTTTCAGAACCGGAGTCTCTCAGGATTATTATATGGGATACGGAAACGGTACTGAAACGGGATCTTACCGATTATCTCTTGGTTATGCAGATCAGCAAAGTATTGTTGAGAGTGCTGCACAAGAGCGGCTCACCGCACGAGTAAATGCTACCCAGAGATTTCTGGATGATGTTATCGTGTTGGACATGAATTTAACCGGTACTCGTTTAAATGATGTGTATGCACCTGTTGGAACAGATGTTGGTTTTGAAGGAAACCTGATTGGTGCTGCATTGCAAGCGAATCCAACCCGACCGGTTTACAATTCTGACGGAACGTATTTCCAGTCATCCGATTTCCGAAACCCTGTTGCTATGCTCGAGTATATCGACAATAAATCTGAAACAAGCCAGATTTTAGCGAACCTTGCAGCAACAGTTAACCTGACCGATTGGCTGGCTTATAAATTGAATTTTGGATATGAAAATTCTGATGCTGTCAGAAGAATTGGTGTGAGTCCACAACTGGCTTTTCCCGCTATTCAGGAATCGGATGGGCGAGCTGTCATTGACAACTTATATGTAAACACCCAACTGATTGAGCATACATTAAACTTAAATCGCCCCATGTTAGGTGGAAATGTGGAAGCCTTAGCCGGTTTTTCATATCAGCGATTTGAACGAAGAGGAGATTGGCTTCAGGCGGAATATTTTACCACTGAAGAAATCCCTTTTGTTGATAATGTAGACGGTGTTAATAATGACGGAAGCAACAAAGCATTCCAAGCTTCATCATTCAGAAGTGTAGAAGAACTTCAGTCTTATTTTGGTCGTGTTGGTTATAACTATGACGACAGGTATATGTTAACGGCAAACCTCCGGGTTGATGGCTCTACAAAATTTGGGAAAAATAATAAATATGGAGTCTTTCCTTCACTTTCAGGTGCATGGAGAATTTCAAGTGAAGAATTCTTTGAGCCATTGTCAGATACCTTCAGTGATTTAAAACTGAGAGTTGGTTACGGAATTACCGGTAATCAGGAATTTCCGGGCCGGGTATCACTGGCTATTTTTGAAGCGAATAACGATGGTTCCATTACCCAGGTAAATAATCCAAATCCTGATATCCAGTGGGAAGAAACTGCACAATTAAGTGTGGGAGTGGATTTCGAAATATTCCAGGGGCGTTTTGGCGGATCTATTGATTACTTCAATAAGCAAACGGAAAATTTGATCATCCGTCAGGATTATGCACAACCGGCCGCTGTTGATTACCAATGGGTAAATCTGGACGGAACCGTTTTAAACGAAGGATGGGAATTTTCAGTCAATGCCTATGCTATTGACAAAGCGAACTTCACATGGCAGATTGATTACAACATGAGTTTCCTGAAAAACGAAGTTCAGAATCTTAGCACATTTGTTAACACAGGCCAGATTCACGGACAGGGACTTACAGGTGCATATGCCCAGCGAATTGCAGAAGGCCAGCCACTTTTCTCATTCTATATGAGAGAATTTGAAGGGTTTGATGAAAACGGTCTGGGAATATATGGAAATAACGAGCAGTTAAGCTTTGTAGGTGATGCTCTTCCGGATATGACCCTGGGCCTGACAAACACATTCAATATGGGACGATGGGATCTCAGTGCATTCCTTACAGGATCATTTGGATTCAAAGTTTATAACAATACAGCGAATGCCATTTTCCTTAAAGGTAATTTGAGGAATGGAAGGAATGTTACAAAAGATATTGCTAACAGCGATGAATCAGCCAACAACTTTGGGGAAGCGTCTACACGATTCCTGGAAGATGGAGATTATCTCCGACTTGCCAACCTAACTCTTGGTTATAATGTAGATCCCGAAATGATTGGTTTGGGAAATGCTCTTCGTGGACTTCGATTGAGTGTTACCGGCCAAAATTTGTTCGTCATTACAGATTACACCGGTTTTGATCCCGAGGTAGATACAAATAAAGCTATAAACGGAGTTCCTTCGGCAGGTATTGATTATACCACCTACCCAAGGCCGAGAACTGTGAGCTTTAATGTAAGGCTGGACTTTTAAATAAATTGAAAAGGAGATTTAGAATGTTTAACAAAATCAAATATATAGTATACTTGCTTTCAGCGATGCTACTCGTGATGGCAGGTTGTACGGATTTAACAGACACTGTTGAAGACGGTATTGGAGAAGAGTCAGTTGACGGAGGAGCAGCACCGATTGATAATCCAACTTCTGCTCTTGTCGGAGTTTATTCTCAATTGAATAACCTTCGTGGTGCCGGAGAAACATTTGCCCTCATGGAGCACACATCAGACGAGATGATGGGCCCAACCCGCGGAACTGACTGGAGTGATTTCGGGGTTTGGAGACAGCTTCATGCACATACATGGGATCCATCTCACGGTCAACTTTTGAATGCCTGGAATCAACTGAATTCCGGTGTCTATAGAGCTACCCAGGTCATTGAAGCTTCGAGTGCATCCGCACAAGAAGTGGCCGAAGCCCGGTTCCTGCGAGCCTATTTCATGTATTACATCATGGATTTTTATGGTCAGGTGCCATTTCGTGAACCAGATGCCGCCGCAGATGATATACCTTCGGTTTATTCCAGAAGCGAAGCATTTGAATTTATTATAGATGATTTAACTGCAGCCAGAGATGCCCTGCCAAATCTATCATCCGGTGCAGATGCCGGGCAGGCTTCACAAGAATCAGTGGACTTTTTGATGGCCCGCTTGTATCTCAATAAAGCAGTCTACCTCGGTTCAGATGCAGAAAACCCTTCAGCTGGCCCTTACACATTTGAGAATGGAGATATGGATGAAGTAATTTCAAGAACACAGAACATTATTGATAATCCGTATACAGAATTAACCAGCTATTTTGACAATTTCCATTGGAATAATACAAACCTTTCTAACGAATTGATTTTTGTAATTCCGGAAGAAGAAGGTGGCGGAAGTTCATTCAATCACTTCTATATGACGCTGCACTATAATAATAGCCCAAGCGGTTGCTGTAATGGTTTTACTACCTTGGGAAGCTTTTATAATAAATTTGAGGACAGTGATGTGAGGAAAGGGCAGTACATCCCTGGAATGTCTCAAAACGGAGTATTGGCTGGATTTCTCGAAGGACAGCAGTATGGCAGTTTTGACGGAAGTATAGATAATCCGGGCGAACCGCTGAATGATCGTGGTGGAAATCCACTGGTGTTTACTCCTGAGGTTGATCTCTTCTATTCCAATGAGCGAATGGGAATTCGTGTAATCAAATACTTGATTTATTATGAGAATCCCGAACGACCAGCAACTGATTTCGTTCTGTTCAGATATGGAGATGCCTTGCTTATGAAAGCAGAAGCCCATTTCCGAAAAGGCGAAACAGGTCAGGCTCTTTCCATTATTAATGACCTTCGTGAACAGAGAGGTGCATCACAACTCAGTAACCTGGATGAACAAACCATTCTGGATGAACGTGGTCGTGAACTTTACTGGGAAGGATGGAGACGCCAGGATCTGGTACGATTCGGAGCCTATACTAATGAGTGGGAAGAAAAACCCGCGTCCGAAGGTTACAGAGTGCTTTTCCCGATACCTCAGCGAGCACTTGACACCAATCCAAATCTTGTTCAAAACAGCGGATATTAATCCTATTTAGTGTCGATTATTAAAAAGGCTATGTATTTTTATACATAGCCTTTTTCTATTCCAAGTTTTCCTATGAAAAGAGTACTTTCTCTATTTTTATTCGTTACTGCCTTGTTCTTGTTCATCAACTCTTGCGGGAGGAAAACCGATAAAAAGTTTGAACTTCTTGATTCCGAAAATACAGGAATAGATTTTGTGAATCAGCTAACGCCTTCCACAGAATTGAATATTTTCAATTACCTCTACTTCTATGATGGAGCGGGACTTGCTGCCGGCGATTTAAATGGGAATGGTTTCCCGGATCTGTTTTTTGCATCTAATCAGGGCAAAAATATTCTCTATCTAAATGAGGGTAATTTTACATTTCGGGATGTCACCGAACAAGCCTTTCAAACACAAAGAAACTGGTGGACCACGGGCGTTACATTTGTGGATATCAACAATGATGGACGATTGGATATCTACGTTTCCAATGTGGGCGGAATTTTAAATTTTGATGGCCACAGTGAACTATTTATCAATCTTGGGAATAATGAAGAAGGTGTTCCGCAATTTGAAGAACGGGCCGCTGAATACGGTTTAGACCTTCAGGGCCTTGCAACACAAGCGGCTTTCTTTGATTACGATTTAGACGGCGATCTGGATATGTACATGATGAATCATTCGGTTCATTCACTGGGTACATTTAATTATTCCACGTTGCGGGAAGAATCTCATCCGTTTGCCGGCGACCGTCTCATGAGAAATGATGATCATACATTTACAGACGTAACAGAAAAAAGCGGAATTTATAATTCTGCACTCGGATATGGCTTGGGAATTGGAATATCAGATCTAAATCAGGACGGATGGCCGGATATTTATATCGGAAATGATTTTCATGAAGATGATTATCTCTATATCAATAATCAAGACGGCACTTTTACGGAATCCCTTGGAGAGATGATCCGCCATACAAGTTATTCATCTATGGGAAATGATCTTGTTGATTTCAATAATGACGGGCTAGTTGATATTATTTCCCTGGATATGCTTCCTGAAGATTATGAAAAATTAAAAGCATCAGCGGCAGAAGATCCTCTTGAAATATTTAACACCAAACTATCTTACGGCTATAAATATCAATTCACCAGAAATACACTGCAATTGAACCGTGGTGCAGGAAAATTCAGTGAGATTGGGATGTTGGCGGGTGTATATGCTACCGATTGGAGCTGGGCAGCTTTGGGAGCCGATTTTGACAACAATGGATTTAACGACTTGTTTATCTCCAATGGTATTTACGGGCGCACCAATGATCTGGATTATATAACCTATATCACTCAGGATGACATTCAGGAAAAACTGGCGGGAGAACTAAGCGAAGACGATGTACGGCTTGCTGAGCGTGCGCCTGCTGTGAAAATCCCAAATTATATGTATAGCAATAACGGGTCGCTGGTATTTGAGGATGTCTCCGAATCGTGGGGACTAAATCAGAATACATTTTCGAGCGGTGCGGTTTTTGCAGATTTGGATAATGACGGGGCTCTCGATTTGGTCACGAACAATGTAAATCAACCGGCATCTGTTTATCGGAACAGATCACGCGAGTTAGGCGAAAAATCCAGTCGTTTCTTAAAAGTTAAACTGAATGGCCCGCAAAAAAACCGATATGGAATCGGGACAAAAGTTTCCATACACAGAGAAGCTGAAAGAGGTGTTTTGATTCGAGAACTCTATCCGGTCAGGGGATTTCAATCTTCAGTCGAGCCCATTCTTCATTTTGGTTTGGATTCCCTCCAAACAATCTCCGAAATGATTGTTGAATGGCCAGATGGAAAAAGTCAGGTTCTTCAAAATATTTCCACCAATCAAACATTGGAAATC
Proteins encoded:
- a CDS encoding VCBS repeat-containing protein, whose translation is MKRVLSLFLFVTALFLFINSCGRKTDKKFELLDSENTGIDFVNQLTPSTELNIFNYLYFYDGAGLAAGDLNGNGFPDLFFASNQGKNILYLNEGNFTFRDVTEQAFQTQRNWWTTGVTFVDINNDGRLDIYVSNVGGILNFDGHSELFINLGNNEEGVPQFEERAAEYGLDLQGLATQAAFFDYDLDGDLDMYMMNHSVHSLGTFNYSTLREESHPFAGDRLMRNDDHTFTDVTEKSGIYNSALGYGLGIGISDLNQDGWPDIYIGNDFHEDDYLYINNQDGTFTESLGEMIRHTSYSSMGNDLVDFNNDGLVDIISLDMLPEDYEKLKASAAEDPLEIFNTKLSYGYKYQFTRNTLQLNRGAGKFSEIGMLAGVYATDWSWAALGADFDNNGFNDLFISNGIYGRTNDLDYITYITQDDIQEKLAGELSEDDVRLAERAPAVKIPNYMYSNNGSLVFEDVSESWGLNQNTFSSGAVFADLDNDGALDLVTNNVNQPASVYRNRSRELGEKSSRFLKVKLNGPQKNRYGIGTKVSIHREAERGVLIRELYPVRGFQSSVEPILHFGLDSLQTISEMIVEWPDGKSQVLQNISTNQTLEIDYANASEIYQEGSVSESDQGQAFFEEITEQLNISYKHEENDFIEFNRETLIPHMVSREGPAIAVADVNGDGLDDFFAGGAKRQPASLYIQQDNGTFQQKNISAFEEDFIQEDVDAKFADFTGDGHTDLLVVSGGNEYSGSSEYMPPRLYLNDGKGNFIRDNERLPDLYITGSVAAVSDVNQDGLPDLFIGARAVPWNYGHRPESYLLINRGEGFFRIDTTEFGKQFSDLGLVTGAVWSDMDLDGKPDLVISSEWESIKIVFGDQDKRIQELRGSSGLWNTVVVRDLNHDGWPDILAGNLGLNSKFKASSDKPLRMYVNDYDNNGIIEQIVTYVDKNGRERLFATKDELEEQLPYIRERFEGYQAFAEADLYDVLDQDLLNQSIQYEAEELHSVVFMNNENGFIKKALPIEVQFSPVYDFFIHDLNSDGSEDVISVGNFLNANIQRGRYDAGYGSILFNDGNGNLDHIPNREADWFLNGQIRRAEMIRIGNSKVLITAENDGILRFFKINSL
- a CDS encoding SusC/RagA family TonB-linked outer membrane protein → MNGIKLHLNTFIISEKLNQTASDLKIRQVLKNAFHVILVLAFLFGFGLSSLSAQNRVEVTGTITDATDGSPLPGASIIVLNSEEETGSTIGTTSGIDGTFSLRVPENLNTLTFSFIGYVTQEVTIDGRTEVNVQLEPDIATLDDIVVVGYGSQRQREATGSVVSISEADFNQGVISTPEQLLQGRTAGVQITTASGEPGAGSSIRIRGTSSVRSGNQPLFVVDGVPLGGGETTPGGTNIGAGGQSARNPLSFLNPNDIESISILKDASAAAIYGARGANGVVLITTKTAAAGEPTLTVSSTTSISSVRKKLDLLSADEYVSAAERSGADPAVVEFGGATDWQDEIFRTGVSQDYYMGYGNGTETGSYRLSLGYADQQSIVESAAQERLTARVNATQRFLDDVIVLDMNLTGTRLNDVYAPVGTDVGFEGNLIGAALQANPTRPVYNSDGTYFQSSDFRNPVAMLEYIDNKSETSQILANLAATVNLTDWLAYKLNFGYENSDAVRRIGVSPQLAFPAIQESDGRAVIDNLYVNTQLIEHTLNLNRPMLGGNVEALAGFSYQRFERRGDWLQAEYFTTEEIPFVDNVDGVNNDGSNKAFQASSFRSVEELQSYFGRVGYNYDDRYMLTANLRVDGSTKFGKNNKYGVFPSLSGAWRISSEEFFEPLSDTFSDLKLRVGYGITGNQEFPGRVSLAIFEANNDGSITQVNNPNPDIQWEETAQLSVGVDFEIFQGRFGGSIDYFNKQTENLIIRQDYAQPAAVDYQWVNLDGTVLNEGWEFSVNAYAIDKANFTWQIDYNMSFLKNEVQNLSTFVNTGQIHGQGLTGAYAQRIAEGQPLFSFYMREFEGFDENGLGIYGNNEQLSFVGDALPDMTLGLTNTFNMGRWDLSAFLTGSFGFKVYNNTANAIFLKGNLRNGRNVTKDIANSDESANNFGEASTRFLEDGDYLRLANLTLGYNVDPEMIGLGNALRGLRLSVTGQNLFVITDYTGFDPEVDTNKAINGVPSAGIDYTTYPRPRTVSFNVRLDF
- a CDS encoding CRTAC1 family protein; protein product: MKKEHVKKSVVILIFLILVSIPFGMKKYDEFVNSEKFENRQEIIDRYGFFLEDVTDEIEVDFVHKRPIVDEKLDHIAPQIASMGASVSVTDFNNDGYQDFYLTNSEFGTKNALYKNFGNGTFIDVAEELGIADLNSEQVGASMGSLWADYNNDGFEDLFIYRWGKPVLFKNNNGEGFSEVAGAGFPEHINANTATWIDYNRDGLLDLFIGGYYKEDVNLFDLESTQMMPDSYEYATNGGLNYLFENQGNDTFLDVSEKVGLQESRRWTLASSATDINDSGYPDLVLANDYGVDEIYINNYGESFTNVGEEAGIGFAPKSGMSVSFGDVLNQGKHAIYITNISESGVLMQGNNLWVPSRDDDTGETPAYRNLASNLGVEIGNWGYSGQFLDFNNDGNLDLYVANGYVSATPDTDYWYDYAKVVGGNRSIIIDANNWPAMENRTFSGYQANKLWLNDGAGRFQEVGNNVGGALELDSRSVAYADFFGNGSLDLIVANQDQPVKVYRNYVDPNHNWIGFDLEGTKSNRSAIGAIVILHWDGKQSRKSITAGEAFSSQSQRPLYFGLGDVKQIEKVEIRWPSGIVQVIDNPVINQKHLIEELSEEN
- a CDS encoding RagB/SusD family nutrient uptake outer membrane protein; this encodes MFNKIKYIVYLLSAMLLVMAGCTDLTDTVEDGIGEESVDGGAAPIDNPTSALVGVYSQLNNLRGAGETFALMEHTSDEMMGPTRGTDWSDFGVWRQLHAHTWDPSHGQLLNAWNQLNSGVYRATQVIEASSASAQEVAEARFLRAYFMYYIMDFYGQVPFREPDAAADDIPSVYSRSEAFEFIIDDLTAARDALPNLSSGADAGQASQESVDFLMARLYLNKAVYLGSDAENPSAGPYTFENGDMDEVISRTQNIIDNPYTELTSYFDNFHWNNTNLSNELIFVIPEEEGGGSSFNHFYMTLHYNNSPSGCCNGFTTLGSFYNKFEDSDVRKGQYIPGMSQNGVLAGFLEGQQYGSFDGSIDNPGEPLNDRGGNPLVFTPEVDLFYSNERMGIRVIKYLIYYENPERPATDFVLFRYGDALLMKAEAHFRKGETGQALSIINDLREQRGASQLSNLDEQTILDERGRELYWEGWRRQDLVRFGAYTNEWEEKPASEGYRVLFPIPQRALDTNPNLVQNSGY